From a region of the Hemibagrus wyckioides isolate EC202008001 linkage group LG06, SWU_Hwy_1.0, whole genome shotgun sequence genome:
- the LOC131353900 gene encoding lectin-like, whose protein sequence is MVQLQNEAQKQQFSSSAWIGMYNDINGWKWSLGYEPVGSMRPWGTFQPDNWHGKESCGGMSGGTWHDRECTDQVPFVCFDDTKTGNQRYIYISTGKTWAAAQVYCRTYYTDLASARDASENSIIAGLISGMTWFGLFRETWKWVDHKNVSTITWMTGEPNNAQGNEDCGYLNNGLAADSQCSAIMPFFCYKVTRKQQIIRLKILSSQDVNDPAIKEAMLEQIYQADKLIDLDQDQG, encoded by the exons ATGGTTCAGCTTCAGAATGAAGCACAGAAACAACAATTTAGTTCCAGTGCTTGGATTGGAATGTACAATGACATTAATGGCTGGAAATGGTCTCTTGGATATGAGCCAGTGGGAAGCATGAGACCATGGGGAACTTTTCAGCCTGACAACTGGCATGGAAAAGAATCGTGTGGTGGAATGAGTGGGGGCACTTGGCATGATAGGGAATGTACTGACCAAGTCCCCTTTGTGTGCTTTGATG ACACTAAAACTGGCAATCAGAGGTACATTTACATCTCTACTGGCAAGACATGGGCTGCAGCTCAAGTTTACTGCAGAACTTATTATACTGATCTGGCCAGTGCAAGAGATGCATCAGAAAATTCAATTATAGCAGGATTGATCTCTGGCATGACTTGGTTTGGTCTGTTCAGAGAGACCTGGAAGTGGGTAGACCATAAAAACGTCTCTACCATCACCTGGATGACTGGAGAACCTAATAATGCCCAGGGGAATGAAGACTGTGGTTATTTAAATAATGGCCTGGCTGCTGATTCACAGTGCTCAGCCATAATGCCTTTCTTCTGTTACA AAGTCACTAGAAAACAACAAATCATAAGGCTGAAGATTCTGTCCAGTCAGGATGTGAATGATCCTGCAATAAAGGAGGCCATGTTGGAGCAG ATCTACCAGGCTGACAAACTTATAGACCTGGATCAGGACCAGGGATGA